One stretch of Oryzias latipes chromosome 7, ASM223467v1 DNA includes these proteins:
- the LOC101159323 gene encoding taste receptor type 1 member 1-like yields MLLLSYWFILQPESFCSKECPDGYMKKQEGVHKCCFSCTICPKETYLNTTDPYKCIKCKDTEWSAEGSTTCNIRQLDYVKFSDPVAIGIMIGTIILLAFIVAISVLFALNYNTPVVRSAGGPMCFLILGCLSLCSISVFFFFGEPSVAFCVLRYFPFLLFYTVCVACFFVRSFQIICIFKLSENFHNISGIWTKYNVHWMFISAAFLLQAILLINRFSLDPPKLFKHKFYFDRIILGCELNTFVDGSLISFILIFLMIFLSLAGKNFPKNYNEAKTITISVLLLIVIWVSFSTLNNFADVKFIDVSHAVATLLSLYSFLLVYFFPRCYIIIFKPEKNTEQYFQDVIQSYTRSNSQ; encoded by the exons ATGTTGTTACTCAGCTATTGGTTTATTTTGCAGCCTGAATCCTTTTGTTCTAAAGAATGTCCTGATGGATATATGAAAAAACAGGAAGGAGTCCACAAATGCTGCTTCAGTTGTACAATCTGTCCCAAAGAAACTTACCTGAACACTACAG ATCCTTATAAGTGCATCAAATGCAAGGACACAGAGTGGTCTGCAGAGGGGAGTACAACATGCAATATACGGCAGCTGGATTACGTAAAATTCAGCGATCCTGTGGCAATAGGTATCATGATTGGGACCATCATCTTATTGGCCTTCATTGTAGCCATATCTGTTCTCTTTGCCCTCAACTACAACACACCGGTTGTCCGATCTGCTGGAGGTCCAATGTGCTTCCTCATTTTAGGATGCCTCAGCCTGTGCAgcatcagtgttttctttttcttcggTGAGCCCAGTGTTGCGTTTTGTGTCTTAAGGTATTTTCCATTTCTGTTGTTCTATACTGTTTGTGTGGCGTGTTTTTTTGTGCGCTCCTTtcaaattatttgtattttcaaattATCCGAAAATTTTCATAATATCTCTGGGATTTGGACTAAATATAATGTACACTGGATGTttatttctgctgcatttttgctCCAGGCCATTTTACTTATCAACCGTTTTTCCCTTGACCCCCCAAAACTATTCAAACATAAATTTTACTTTGACAGAATTATACTGGGCTGTGAGCTTAATACATTTGTAGATGGCTCACTcatctcatttattttaatatttctaaTGATTTTTCTTAGTTTAGCAGGAAAGAACTTTCCAAAAAATTACAATGAAGCCAAAACAATAACCATTTCTGTGTTATTGCTGATCGTTATCTGGGTTAGCTTTTCAACTTTGAATAATTTTGCTGATGTAAAGTTCATTGATGTTAGTCATGCTGTGGCAACACTCTTAAGTCTTTACTCTTTtctacttgtttatttttttccaagatGTTACATAATCATTTTCAAACCTGAAAAAAATACTGAGCAGTACTTTCAAGATGTCATTCAGTCCTATACCAGATCAAATAGCCAGTAA
- the LOC110013327 gene encoding taste receptor type 1 member 1-like — MFILIFLYLCLLCCNLHAETECFPKSSEFKMKGDYLLGGLFGVHYAFSTLHQNIPEAIICSSQEFSLSSYRRFQMMRFSIEEINNSTSLLPNVSLGYEIFDHCSDTKNFPGIFSLMSVDGSVQPWKESVNFSKVIAVVGTGTSTATMTVAPLFMMDLIPMISYGTSSSVFSRKQNFPSFLQTVHPNKDVIEIILRFLEEFKWTWVAFLYIDDDYGRDGLDLFVKKIKDTEICLAFSHGLREDTNYTKLINQMEQHRINVIIVFTTKWTAERLIMSAIQQNLTNKVWIAVDAWSLHKELPKKTGIRNIGTVLGIAEPKLKIPGFDDFVLSIKAQNQCENPEQDPFCDQKCNYSCVSVEDIITADPSFNFPVYSAVYAVAHALHAVLQCGAGSCNNSIKVYPHMVLEELRKSKFTLLNQTVQFDKNGDPKFGPYAIVFWNEIGDAEEIGSYTFHPKHNFDIDESKIHWHGDKKARFPSSLTSIQFTAHKNVFLYFKSIYLKINSNFYWTEITFYDGKKI, encoded by the exons ATGTTTATATTGATCTTTCTTTATCTGTGTCTTCTGTGTTGTAACTTGCATGCAGAGACTGAATGCTTCCCCAAATCCTCAGAGTTTAAAATGAAAGGAGATTACCTGCTTGGTGGACTTTTTGGTGTTCATTACGCCTTTTCAACTCTCCATCAGAACATCCCAGAAGCCATCATCTGTTCCAG TCAAGAGTTTTCACTGTCAAGTTACCGGAGGTTTCAGATGATGAGATTCTCTATAGAGGAAATCAATAATTCTACCAGTCTACTACCCAATGTTTCTCTTGGCTATGAAATATTTGACCATTGCTCAGACACAAAGAATTTTCCAGGTATTTTCAGCCTGATGTCTGTTGATGGTTCAGTTCAACCTTGGAAAGAATCTGTAAACTTCTCTAAAGTGATTGCAGTGGTGGGTACAGGCACAAGCACAGCAACAATGACTGTTGCACCGCTGTTCATGATGGACCTCATTCCGATG attaGTTATGGAACCTCCAGTTCAGTTTTCTccagaaaacagaattttccGTCTTTCTTACAAACAGTGCATCCTAATAAAGACGTCATAGAAATAATTTTGAGGTTTTTGGAAGAGTTCAAATGGACCTGGGTGGCTTTCCTCTACATTGATGATGATTATGGAAGAGATGGCCTGGATCTGTTTGTGAAAAAGATAAAGGACACTGAAATCTGCTTGGCATTCAGTCATGGTCTCAGAGAGGACACAAATTATACTAAACTTATCAACCAGATGGAACAACACAGGATAAACGttataattgtttttacaactaAGTGGACAGCTGAAAGACTCATTATGTCAGCCATCCAACAAAATCTTACCAACAAGGTGTGGATAGCAGTGGATGCCTGGTCTCTTCACAAAGAGCTccctaaaaaaacaggaatcagAAATATTGGGACTGTTCTTGGGATTGCCGAGCCAAAACTAAAAATCCCAGGATTTGATGACTTTGTTTTGTCTATTAAAGCTCAAAATCAGTGTGAAAATCCAGAGCAGGATCCATTTTGTGACCAGAAGTGTAACTACAGCTGCGTGAGCGTTGAAGATATCATTACAGCAGATCCCTCTTTTAATTTTCCTGTTTACTCTGCTGTATATGCCGTTGCCCATGCCTTACATGCAGTGCTGCAGTGTGGAGCTGGCAGCTGCAACAACAGCATTAAAGTTTACCCACACATG GTCCTGGAAGAACTTAGAAAGTCAAAGTTCACACTTTTAAACCAGACAGTTCAGTTTGATAAAAATGGTGACCCCAAGTTTGGACCCTATGCCATAGTTTTCTGGAATGAGATCGGTGATGCAGAAGAGATCGGTTCTTATACATTTCACCCAAAACATAACTTTGACATTGACGAGTCTAAAATCCATTGGCATGGAGACAAAAAGGCAAGGTTTCCTTCCTCTCTCACTAGTATACAGTTTACAgcacataaaaatgtattcttataCTTTAAGTCCATATatctaaaaataaacagcaatttttATTGGACAGAAATTACTTTCTATGACGGTAAAAAAATATAG
- the LOC111947650 gene encoding uncharacterized protein LOC111947650, with protein sequence MDGDERTFFLNMDPTTTAIFKAANIITDMLPSLSEEDLLDLFPGPEPFFRRRAIWRMAHVENEGEESDQVQPGTSSGLCDASTISSGTNPVSSLSSSSIINPSSNSRDQHGISRTVQLESVKKQLLKRVQNVNPTKKKQGATPLRKRRRDIRLGSSSSQETFADDTESSGSTLILERSPPESRSSPEATEMAEECEKPDSRQNQARHNKVLQELYKSRPTPNKKDVAQLLDLEYQSRRVYIDPDVMKEKDRTTKILQAYPCFRDLDHMCIGASIKESPPSFLNSRIAAKVFKKMMRPPKGHKVNQTIALMKALPDMFPSPVASSKKLEQSSEVMLHILESAEHPNTFLQSRPLLSPVVIVFETNCIVAIGTMPVLIFPKEDISDSVMYIMACYYTFHLTYSKCNTPICAADISSYGHYPCSRHDFLLQRSYCRVEKVFY encoded by the exons ATGGATGGAGATGaaagaacgttttttttaaatatggatCCTACAACTACAGCAATATTTAAAG CTGCCAATATTATCACGGACATGCTTCCCAGTCTGTCTGAAGAGGACTTGCTTGATCTCTTTCCTGGGCCAGAGCCCTTTTTCAGAAGGAGAGCCATTTGGAGAATGGCACATGTTGAAAATGAG GGTGAAGAGTCAGACCAGGTCCAACCAGGCACCTCCTCTGGACTTTGCGATGCCAGCACTATTTCATCTGGAACAAACCCTGTTTCAAGCCTGTCTTCATCCTCCATCATTAACCCATCTTCAAACTCAAGAGACCAACATGGCATCAGCAGAACTGTTCAGCTT gAATCTGTCAAGAAGCAGCTTTTGAAAAGGGTCCAGAATGTGAATCCTACCAAAAAGAAACAGGGAGCAACTCCATTAAGAAAGAGGCGCCGGGACATACGTCTTGGTAGCAGCAGCAGTCAGGAGacatttgctgatgacacagagTCAAGTGGCTCTACTTTGATCTTGGAAAGATCACCCCCAGAATCAAGAAGCAGTCCAGAGGCTACGGAGATGGCTG AAGAGTGTGAAAAACCTGACAGCCGACAGAACCAGGCAAGACATAACAAAGTTCTGCAGGAGCTTTACAAGTCTAGGCCCACACCCAACAAAAAGGATGTAGCCCAGCTGCTGGACCTTGAATACCAATCGAGACGGGTTTACATTGACCCTGATGTTATGAAGGAAAAGGACAGAACCACCAAAATTCTTCAGGCATATCCCTGCTTCAGAGATCTAGATCAT ATGTGCATCGGAGCCTCAATCAAGGAAAGCCCCCCATCATTCCTGAACTCAAGAATCGCTgcaaaagttttcaaaaaaatgatGAGGCCTCCAAAGGGACATAAAG tAAATCAAACGATTGCCTTGATGAAGGCTTTGCCAGACATGTTCCCATCACCTGTCGCTTCATCCAAGAAGTTAGAACAGTCGAGTGAGGTGATGCTTCACATCCTAGAG tctgCAGAACACCCCAACACCTTTCTTCAATCAAGACCTCTCCTGAGTCCCGTGGTGATagtctttgaaacaaactgcaTAGTAGCCATTGGAACCATGCCTGTGCTGATCTTCCCAAAGGAGGACATATCTGATAGTGTGATGTATATCATGGCATGTTACTACACCTTTCATCTGACGTATTCCAAGTGCAACACTCCTATCTGTGCCGCAGACATAAGTTCTTATGGACACTATCCATGCTCAAGACATGACTTCCTCTTACAAAGAAGCTATTGCAGAgtggaaaaagttttttactGA